From the genome of Pseudomonadota bacterium:
TCGAACGCCTCTTGGGTGTAGACGAAAGAATCGATTCGGACGCTGCTGGCCTGGCTCAACTGACCGTGAGAGTCGAGCACCGCGTAGGTGATGACATCGAACGTGTCGTCGGTTGTGCGAAAGAAAGTGCGGGCGTCTTCTACGATCGCATTGACCCGTGAGTCACTGTAGGGATGCTCAGGGTGATAGTAGTGGCCGATGGCTTGGATCGCCGGATCAATCTCGACGGCGTCCACCACGCCGGCGCCCGCCCGAAGAGCCGCGGCAACGTCGTTGCCGGTACCAGCACCGACAATGGCGACTCTGTCGAGCGAGTTGGCGATCGCGTAAGGCAGGTCGTAGTAGAGCAGGTCGTAGTGGCGGTCAGGGTTCTGTCGCTCGCTGCTGCCAAACGAAAAGTCGAACACTTTCTGGAAGTAAGTTCCGGCCGCGGCAATGCGCGTTAAACCGCTATCCCAAGACGCAGCTTTTTCGATGAGCTGATAGGGCGAGTAGACCTTCTGCTTCAACGGTTCGACGGGCCAAACCAGCGCGACCATGATGATGGCGAAGCCGCCGACAGCGATCAGACGTCGCCCAAGATCCAGGGTAACGAAAGCGAGCAGCACGGCGAACGACAAGGCGAACCAGGCAACTGGCGGCAGCCACAGATAACTGACCAGCGTGAACATCAACACACCGAGAACACTGCCGGCGAGATTAAGGCCGTAAGCACGCAGCGGCGGTAACTGCTGCATGTAGCGCCCCGTCATCTGGCCGATGGGAATGAACATGGCCACCGTTGTCAGGAAGACGGTCGCCAAAAGTCCGTACACGACAAACAACGCGGCGGCAGACGCCGCTACAGAACTATCGCCACTCGGGTTGAGCTCGGCGCCCATATGGGTCTGCTCAGCAATTGGTGATGTCATGAGCACAGCCATGTTGTCGGCTGTCCCGTATCGAAGGGCGATCAAAACGATCACCTGGACACACGCAACAGTCAGCGACAACAGCAACGAACCGCGTTCAAGTCGCGATGTTGCGTAACCCAGCCCCAAGCCCGCAAAACACGCGAGTAGCGAGAAGTTCTTGTAGAACGCGAACATGGGAAACAGGCTGGCATGCCAGCGGATGATCGAGAGCTCCAGGAAGAGGCCGGCGCCAGCAAGCGCGACGATCGACACCCCCAAGACTGTTTCGCTTTGCGCGCGCCCGTGCGCAGCGATCGCCCTGGGCAAGAAGTAAGTGCCGATCGCAGCCCCTTTCTCCGCGAGCGCAATGACCGCCATCGCGCCGATCGCAATCGCCGCCACGGCATAGACGATCTTTCCAACTGCCGTATCGGCCGCGGCGCCCAGGCTGACACCCAAGATGACGCAGGCAAAGGCAATTGAAAGGCCTACACCCAGCTTGGCGGCACTGATAGAAGGTCCGCTGCGACTGACAGCGTGGGTTACAGGGACATCCATGGGTCAGACACCTCTCCGACAAGCGGGGCCAAACCTAGATGACCTCAGATTGATCCCCGTAACTCCAAGCGACTTTAGAGAGTGAAAATATCTACCGTTACCTAAAAAAACGAGAAATGTGATCGTGGTCGCAGTTTTTCTGCGAACATCTCTTCTTGGGAGCACAAAAAAAGTCTTAGGCCAGTACAAGCACGTCCAAACCTAGAAACATGGGAGTAAACCTATACGAGCCGATCACCGCGAGACCGTCTGTCATGAGCGCGACGTGCGCATCTAACCGCATAGAAAAACTACGATAATCGGAACACTGCCGGCCCAGGCAGCGGGTTTTTCGCGTTTGTACTCTACAATCTCTTCAGTTGGTGATTGCCTCGGTCCAGACGACCGACCAAGCCTTTTGGGCCCGACACCGCGTCAATCATCACGTGTTGGCAGTGTGACTGACATCTTGAGTGGGGCCGTTAAACGACCACGTCCACGATGCCATACTGACCCAACGCATTGGAGGTATTAGGATGATTCGACGGATCGTGTTGTTCTTGATCTTCGTGCTGCCGCTGGGCGCGGAGGCGCAGGAGGAGGGCCAGACGGCGTCGTACTTCTATCAGGGCTGTGTCAACTTCGCCGATTACGTGATCACCGAGGACACCAGCGAGATCACGCCGGACATGTGGACCGAGATGGTTGCCTGCTCGTCCTATGTGCGTGGTGTCGGCGACACCATCATTATTCACCAGGGGCTGGGGCTGACGCCGTTCTGCCTGCCGCAAAGCGCGGCGACCCTGGAGATTGTGCTGGCCTGGACCAATTACCTGCGCGCCTTTCCCGACCAGATGGAAAACTACGCGATCTCCTCGCTGTTCAATGCCATCCAGCACCGCTGGCCCTGCTCCTAAACGGCGCGGCGCCGTGTCGTCCTAAGGTGTCTCCGCGGCGGCGTGGTGTTCACTGGGCAGGCTGAGCGCATAGACCGCGGTCACCAGGTTAAGCGAGAGCAGAATGAGGATCGGCCAGATCGCATGGCCGACATGGGCGAGCACGCCGAGGATGAAGGCGAACACGATCGCCACCACGCCGGTGATCGCGTTGCTGACGGATACATGATAGGCGGCATCCGCCTTCGACGAGGCGGACAGCAGATAGACTTGACGCGCCACATTGGTGCCCTTTGCCGCCAGGGCGATCAGGAAAAACACGACGACGTGCCAAAGGTAGTCGACCGTGCCGCCCGATGTCAGCTCGATCAAGACGGCGGCGACGGCCGCGGATGCGGCGATCAGGGCGGAGGCGAAGATAGAGTAGCGCAGCGGCCAGCGCGCCTGATTGCGCCAGATGATCCCGGACATCACCATGCCCAGGCTTGAGGCGATGACGAAGGCGTGCAGCGTCCCTGCCTTGGCACCCAGTGGCAACGCGGCGTGGATGGCATAGAACGGCATCGCCAGCTCGACCGACAGCAAAAGGCAGCGAAGGATGCAGAACTGGCGGAACCACTTGAGCCGGCGCAACAGGCCGAAACCGTGCAGGAGATGGGGCGACGGCGACGGCGGCTCAGCTGGCTCGGACGGCATGTCCTTCGCGGCCGCCGTATCGCGGGCGCCATAGTATTCGCGCACCGCCATGGTCACGATCGTCGCGACAAGTGCCGCGCCGATGCCGATCCAAAGAAGCGAAATGTGGCTTGTCAGGGAATCGCCGAAGTCGAACCAAAAGACCGAGCCGGCCGCGATCGCGATGGCAAGGATACCGCCGATGAACTGCTGATACAGCAAGAGCCGGTTCTGACGTTCCCGGGTCATGATGTGGCGCAGCATGGTCTGGAGAGCCAAGGAGTTCAGCCCCTGACCAATGCCCAACACACCGGCGACCACCAGGAACAGCAGAGCCAGGAAGATTGTCTGCTCCTGTTCCGCGGCGATCGCGATGACGGCAAGCGCGGCGATCGTGATGATGATGCCGAACACCATGAACCACTTGCGCGCCACGGCTGATGAGATGCGCGGTGCCGCGACAAGTTGTGTCAGCATGCGCGCGACCTGCACGATGGGGATCAACAAACCGGCGAACACGACCGGCGCGCCAAGCGCGATATAGAGATAAGGCAGAACGAGCTTGGGACTGGCGAAAACGCGGTTGAGGTCGATCGCCGTGCCCTGCAGGACAAGGACCTTGAAGTTCCAGCCTTCGTGCTCGTGGACGCTCGACGCGCCGTCGGCCCGATGCCGCGCTACCCGATTGTCGGTGTCCGCCATCGGCAATGAACCCCACATCCCCAGCAAAATCTGCGCCCCAAGCTTTCTCACCGCCAATGAGTCGTCGTCAAGTGACGTCGCTCACAGCCCGGCCGCCTGATTCGCCCGTGGCGTGATACTCGTGCAATAGCCGCTGCACGGGATCTCGTCGCCCGTTAACGAATACCACTAAAGTAGTACAAATTACTCCGCATTACACGAATCATATCCAGAATATGCGCTCGTTCGCGTAGGCGAATCCTGTCGAAATGAGTAGAATAGACCCATCAGATAGTTGTGCGCGTTAAAGCCGTTGTCGCCTCACAAAAACGCCCGTCGGCGGCCAACGATTAGGGGAACTCATGATGGACACACAGCACCACACCGCCTCCTCTCGGGTCCTGGAATTCGATGGTGCGCGCGCCACCAAACGGTCGGATCAAGAGCTCGCGCAAGCGGCCGTCACGGCCATGAAGAACCTGCAGGACGCCATGGACGAAGCGATCAAGGCAGGCCTGTTGATCGAACCGAACATCAAACGTGTCGAGAACCGGTTCGTGAATGTCGGTGTCTCCGCCGACTCATTCCTGCTCAATCTCCACATCCTGCGCCAGCTGTCGTAACCGCCAGGCGACAGGCCGATGACCCTCCACGATCTCAGCCGACCCCAGCCGGTTAAACGACTGCCCAAGGCGATCGTGTTGATGGCGGCATTGACCGCCGGCATCGTCCTCTTGGCTCTGTCGGCGGACACGTTGCTGCTGGGGGGCGCGACGGGTTCGTCGGCAGGGCCTTTCGCCGTCGCAGGCTCGCACCCGACCAGCGGCGACCTGGCGGTCGGGGCAGCCGGTTGCCTGTTCCTGCTCGTCGTCTGGCTCGCGATCCGCTCACGCAACGACTGACCGGCCAACACGCCGCCTATCGCCGGCGAAAGCTTGTGTCGCGGCCTGCGGTTTGCGACCCTCTTTGCCCTTCTTGAAGGAGGGCGGCACCCTTGACCGTGCATGTGGTCGTGACGCAGCAGATCGCGCGATTTCTCGATTGTCCCCCCGCGGACGTCGCAGCGAGCGATGTGGCGGGCGCGCTTGACGCGTTATTCGAGCGCCAGCCCAAGCTGAGACCCTACATCCTCGACGAGCGAGGCCGCTTGCGCCGCCACGTGAGGCTATTCGTCAACGGCGCGGCGGCCGACGGACTGGGCCAAACCGTGCGGCCGGGCGACGAGGTCTATGTCATGCAATCGCTGACCGGAGGCTAGGGTGTCGGGCGATCTCCTGCACATCGCCACGCGCAAGGGGTTGTTCGCCGCGTCTCGACGCCATTCGGGCTGGTCCCTCTCGCTGATCGGTTTTGCCGGGGATCCTGTGACACAAGTCCTGCAGATCACCGGCGGTCCGCTGCTCGCCGCGCTCAGACTGGGCCATTTTGGTACCAAACTTCACGCCTCCGACGATGGAGGCCGGACCTGGCGCGAGGTCGCCGCACCGGCCATGCCGGCCGACGCCGACACCGACCTGGCGGTGGATCTCATCTGGTGCCTTGAAGAAACCGGCACCGGCTTCGGCCACCTGTGGGCCGGCACGATCCCGGGCGCGCTCTTTCGGTCAAGCGATGCCGGTGAAACATGGGCCATGAACCGCGCGCTCTGGCAGTGCAACGAGCGACAGGCCTGGTGGGGCGGCGGCTATGATCACCCGGGCATCCATTCGATCTGTGTCGACCCCAACGATACCGGGCATGTCACGCTGGCGGTTTCGGTCGGCGGCATCTGGCAGACGAGCGATGGTGGCGGCACATGGCGCCTGACCGCCAACGGATTTGTCGCCGACTATCTGCCGCCCGCGATCGCCGACGATCCCAAACAGCAGGACCCCCATCGACTGGTCGCCTGTCAGAGCGATCCGCGCCGACTCTGGACACAACATCACTGCGGTATCTGGAGATCCGATGACGGCGGCGATGCTTGGCAGGCCGTCACGGCCGAAGCGCCATCACGGTTCGGCTTTGCCGTCGTCGTCCATCCAAAAGATCCCGACACCGCCTGGTTCGTGCCCGCGGAGTCGGACGTCAAACGTATTCCCGCCGCCGGCCGTTTCGTGGTGCTGCGCACGCACGACGGCGGCGCGAGCTTCGACGTCCTCGACCAGGGCCTACCGAAAGCGCCCGCCTATGATCTCGTCTACCGCCATGCCCTGGACATCGATGCAAGCGGCCGCCGTCTCGCCATGGGATCGACCACCGGCGCGCTCTGGATCAGCGACAACGGCGGCGACACCTGGGAGCTGATCAACGCCCATCTTCCGCCCATCGCTGCCTTGCGATTTGCGCCGTGAATAGATCGCGTTGTGTCATTCGCCGCGGTGAAACCGCAACGTCATGCCATCGACATGCAGAACAACAGGACCATCGGAGCTGGGCGGCGGGCAGCGCAGGCCAAGATGAAGCGGCGCGCAGGTGTTCGCCAGATCGACACCGGCCAATAGATTCGCCCGCGAGTTGGTCTCCAGCCAGTGCGGTTTGACAGCGGACGGCATGGCGACGTCTTGCTGGGCGGTGCAAGGTGACCGCGCCACGTACCAGTACTGCGTGCACGCGTGGTTGGTGCGCGATACAAGCCAAGGACCGGACCGCTGGCCAAAGGCGTTCAGGTGCTGCGTGAGCTCGCGGTCGATGTAACTGATCTCCTCGGTAATAGACGCGACCTGATGGCGGATGTGATCAAGCTTGTCCGTACCCTCGCCTTCCGATGTCGCCGTCTTGCCGACGAGGTAGCGCAGTTCCAGGCCGCGAATGCGCAGCGCCTGCCGACGCACGACCAGTGCGGTGATGATGTCGGCCTCGGCGGAAGAGAGGTCGCCCGTTCTCGACAGCGCCTCGACATCGGACTCGGTCGAGACCATATCCGCGTAGTTCGGCCAGGCGATGCTGGCACATTCATCGCCATCACAGGCCTCTTCGGCATGGGCGGCAACGGTTGCCGTCGCCAGAGAACATGCCAAGATGAAGCATCGGAGGCTCGCCATGACACCGGTTCTAACCCATATCGCCCTTCACGTCCGCGACATCGACGCGATGCAGGCTTTCTATGAGAAGCTGTGCGGCATGTCGGTCGTGCATGAGCGGAACGACAACGGCCAGCGCGTGATCTGGATGGCAGAACCGGGACGCGAGAAGGCGTTCGTGTTCGTCATGATGACGGGCGGCGACCCCGCGACACAGGACGAGCGTGATTTTAGTCATCTGGGCTTTGCCTGCGCCAGCCGCGAGGAGGTCGATCGCATCGCGAAGAACGCCGAGGCCATGGGTAACCTGTTCTGGCCGCCAACCGAAGAGCCCTATCCAGTCGGTTACTTCTGCGGCGTGCGCGACCCCGACGGCGCGCTGGTCGAGTTCAGCTACGGCCAACCGCTTGGCCCCGGCGCACGGGACTGACGACCATGAGCCATCTGCTTGACGTCAAGGGCCTCGCCTGCCCGCTGCCGGTCTTGAAAGCAAAGAAAAAACTTAAGTCGCTTGAGCCCGGCGATGAGCTCGAGGTTCTGGCGACCGATCCCAGCTCGGTCGAGGATTTTCGCGCGTTCTGCGAATTGACCGGCCACACCCTGATCGACTGGTCGGAAGAAGACGGCGTTTATTCGTTTCACCTGCGCCACAAGGCCTGAGAGTCTAAATCTACTTGCCAAGGCGCCCATCTGCGCCTAACTCATGATTTATCACTCACGGGGAGCCCTTCGGGGCTGAGAGGTGCCATCGCACCGACCCGTTGAACCTGATCCGGGTTATGCCGGCGGAGGGAATGAGGCGATGACATCCAAGGATCCGTCAATCGTGAACCCCTTCCGAAACCAGATGAAGGAAGGGTTGCGATGCGTTTTTCATTCAGAGTTCTACTGACGGCCGGTTCGGTTTTTCTCGCGAGCGCGCTGAGCGCACACGCACAGGACCGGACCTTGACCATCTACACCTATGACTCGTTCGTTAGCGAGTGGGGGCCGGGGCCCGGCATCACCGAGGCGTTCGAGGCGGAATGCGGTTGCACCATCGACTGGGTCGGCGTCGATGATGCCGGCCTGTTGCTGAGCCGGCTGCGCCTGGAAGGTGACGCGACGAACGCCGACATCATCCTGGGCCTCGACACCAACCTGATGGCCGAGGCAGAGGCGACCGGCCTACTGGCGCCGCACGGCGCCGACCTGTCGCGTCTGGACCTGCCGCTGCCCTGGGACGACGCCACCTTCGTGCCGTTCGACTACGGCTATTTCGCGTTCGTCTATGACAGCGACGTCTTGCCTGAACCGCCGGCAAGTCTGGCCGACCTGATCGACAATCCCGACGGCCCCAAAATCATTATCCAGGATCCACGCACCAGCACGCCGGGCCTAGGCCTGATGCTGTGGGTCAAGACAGTTTATGGCGAGGAGGCTCCCGCCGCATGGCAATCGCTATCCGGGCGCATCCTGACGGTCACCAAGGGTTGGGGCGAAGCCTACAACCTGTTCCTGGAAGGCGAAGCACCGATGGTACTGAGTTATTCGACCTCGCCCGCCTACCATCAGATCGTCGAAGAGACAGACCGATACGGCGCGGCAATGTTCCCGGAAGGCCACTATATCCAGGTCGAGGTCGCGGCCATGACCGCGAACACCGATGATGAGGAGCTCGCCAGGCAGTTCCTGGACTTCATCACCTCCGATGGCTTCCAAACGGTCATTCCGACCGGCAACTGGATGTACCCGGTCACCGATCTGGGCGACGCCCTGCCGCCACAGTTTGACGAACTGCCCACTCCCGATGGGGTGCTTTTGATTGCACCCGACGAGGTCGCGGCGAACCGAACGGCCTGGATCGACGAATGGCTCAACGCCATCGCGCAATGATGTCTATGCTGTCATGAGCCTGCTGCGTGCCAACCTGTGGCCGGGGGCACTCGCGCTTGGCGCCAGTCTGGGTCTGGCGGTTGTCGCGCTGGCGGCGCTGTTGCACGCGGCGCCGTCGGGCAGCGGCATGTCGACGGGCATCGATAGCTATGTCTGGCGTGTTTTGCGCTTCACCTTGCTGCAGGCGAGCTTGTCGACACTGCTGTCGGTCGGCTTGGCGATCCCGGTGGCGCGCGCCATGGCGCGGCGGCCGCGTTTTCCCGGCCGCCAGGTGTTGCTCGGCCTGTTTGGCCTGCCGCTCGTCATGCCGGTCATCGTCGCGGTGTTCGGCTTGGCCGCCATCTACGGGCAGAACGGCATCGTCAACGATGCGATCGCGTGGACTGGGCTGGCGCGCCAGCAGATCCTGTATGGCCTGGGTGGGATCCTGATCGCCCATGTGTTCTTCAATCTGCCGCTCTCGGTGCGTCTGCTGCTGCTCGCATGGCAGGCG
Proteins encoded in this window:
- a CDS encoding VOC family protein, which produces MTPVLTHIALHVRDIDAMQAFYEKLCGMSVVHERNDNGQRVIWMAEPGREKAFVFVMMTGGDPATQDERDFSHLGFACASREEVDRIAKNAEAMGNLFWPPTEEPYPVGYFCGVRDPDGALVEFSYGQPLGPGARD
- a CDS encoding exo-alpha-sialidase, translated to MSGDLLHIATRKGLFAASRRHSGWSLSLIGFAGDPVTQVLQITGGPLLAALRLGHFGTKLHASDDGGRTWREVAAPAMPADADTDLAVDLIWCLEETGTGFGHLWAGTIPGALFRSSDAGETWAMNRALWQCNERQAWWGGGYDHPGIHSICVDPNDTGHVTLAVSVGGIWQTSDGGGTWRLTANGFVADYLPPAIADDPKQQDPHRLVACQSDPRRLWTQHHCGIWRSDDGGDAWQAVTAEAPSRFGFAVVVHPKDPDTAWFVPAESDVKRIPAAGRFVVLRTHDGGASFDVLDQGLPKAPAYDLVYRHALDIDASGRRLAMGSTTGALWISDNGGDTWELINAHLPPIAALRFAP
- a CDS encoding MFS transporter, which translates into the protein MADTDNRVARHRADGASSVHEHEGWNFKVLVLQGTAIDLNRVFASPKLVLPYLYIALGAPVVFAGLLIPIVQVARMLTQLVAAPRISSAVARKWFMVFGIIITIAALAVIAIAAEQEQTIFLALLFLVVAGVLGIGQGLNSLALQTMLRHIMTRERQNRLLLYQQFIGGILAIAIAAGSVFWFDFGDSLTSHISLLWIGIGAALVATIVTMAVREYYGARDTAAAKDMPSEPAEPPSPSPHLLHGFGLLRRLKWFRQFCILRCLLLSVELAMPFYAIHAALPLGAKAGTLHAFVIASSLGMVMSGIIWRNQARWPLRYSIFASALIAASAAVAAVLIELTSGGTVDYLWHVVVFFLIALAAKGTNVARQVYLLSASSKADAAYHVSVSNAITGVVAIVFAFILGVLAHVGHAIWPILILLSLNLVTAVYALSLPSEHHAAAETP
- a CDS encoding MoaD/ThiS family protein, translated to MHVVVTQQIARFLDCPPADVAASDVAGALDALFERQPKLRPYILDERGRLRRHVRLFVNGAAADGLGQTVRPGDEVYVMQSLTGG
- the thiB gene encoding thiamine ABC transporter substrate binding subunit → MQGSVNREPLPKPDEGRVAMRFSFRVLLTAGSVFLASALSAHAQDRTLTIYTYDSFVSEWGPGPGITEAFEAECGCTIDWVGVDDAGLLLSRLRLEGDATNADIILGLDTNLMAEAEATGLLAPHGADLSRLDLPLPWDDATFVPFDYGYFAFVYDSDVLPEPPASLADLIDNPDGPKIIIQDPRTSTPGLGLMLWVKTVYGEEAPAAWQSLSGRILTVTKGWGEAYNLFLEGEAPMVLSYSTSPAYHQIVEETDRYGAAMFPEGHYIQVEVAAMTANTDDEELARQFLDFITSDGFQTVIPTGNWMYPVTDLGDALPPQFDELPTPDGVLLIAPDEVAANRTAWIDEWLNAIAQ
- a CDS encoding Rap1a/Tai family immunity protein; this translates as MIRRIVLFLIFVLPLGAEAQEEGQTASYFYQGCVNFADYVITEDTSEITPDMWTEMVACSSYVRGVGDTIIIHQGLGLTPFCLPQSAATLEIVLAWTNYLRAFPDQMENYAISSLFNAIQHRWPCS
- a CDS encoding sulfurtransferase TusA family protein, whose product is MSHLLDVKGLACPLPVLKAKKKLKSLEPGDELEVLATDPSSVEDFRAFCELTGHTLIDWSEEDGVYSFHLRHKA